A window of the Hordeum vulgare subsp. vulgare chromosome 5H, MorexV3_pseudomolecules_assembly, whole genome shotgun sequence genome harbors these coding sequences:
- the LOC123399493 gene encoding uncharacterized protein LOC123399493, with protein sequence MVRRRPPAGKEPDGQRREGTCRSHPIFLPSDLQQFLPQLVLCSSPSSSQPDPPRRPHLRRAAAAPPPPSPTRRADPIFVELQQPLLLLKKWTPLISRKQVQPLLEVDKLCGPTP encoded by the exons ATGGTGAGACGACGGCCACCGGCGGGGAAAGAACCGGACGGCCAGCGGCGGGAAGGAACCTGCCGCTCCCACCCCATCTTCCTCCCGTCCGACCTGCAGCAGTTCCTCCCCCAGCTCGTCCTGTGCAgcagcccctcctcctcccagccCGACCCGCCGCGCCGACCCCATCTTCGTCGAGCTGCAgcagcccctcctcctcctagcccGACCCGCCGCGCCGACCCCATCTTCGTCGAGCTGCAgcagcccctcctcctcctgaaG AAATGGACACCATTGATCTCTCGGAAGCAAGTGCAACCACTGCTGGAAGTGGACAAGCTGTGTGGACCAActccatga
- the LOC123395037 gene encoding ras-related protein RABA2a-like codes for MAARRAAAWEQGGDEYDYLFKVVLIGDSGVGKSNLLSRFTKNTFSLDSKSTIGVEFATRTTQVEGKTIKAQIWDTAGQERYRAITSAYYRGAVGALLVYDVTKAATFENVKRWLKELRDHADSNIVIMLIGNKTDLRHLRSVATDKAAGFAEWEGLSFIETSALDATNVDKAFQTVLAEIHRVISKKALTTEDSGAGVVGEGQSILVSGGEPTSVSSRCCSF; via the exons atggcggcgcggcgggcggcggcgtGGGAGCAGGGCGGCGACGAGTACGACTACCTGTTCAAGGTGGTGCTGATCGGCGACTCCGGCGTGGGCAAGTCCAACCTCCTCTCCCGCTTCACCAAGAACACCTTCTCCCTCGACTCCAAGTCCACCATCGGCGTCGAGTTCGCCACCCGCACCACCCAG GTGGAAGGGAAGACCATCAAGGCACAGATATGGGACACGGCGGGGCAGGAGCGGTACCGGGCGATCACGAGCGCCTACTACCGCGGCGCCGTGGGGGCGCTGCTGGTCTACGACGTCACCAAGGCTGCCACCTTCGAGAACGTGAAGCGGTGGCTCAAGGAGCTCCGCGACCACGCCGACTCCAACATCGTCATCATGCTCATCGGCAACAAGACCGACCTCAGGCACCTCCGCTCCGTCGCCACGGACAAGGCGGCAGGCTTCGCCGAGTGGGAAGGCCTGTCCTTCATCGAGACCTccgcgctcgacgccaccaatgtCGACAAGGCTTTCCAGACCGTCCTCGCCGAGATCCACCGGGTCATCAGCAAGAAGGCGCTGACAACGGAGGATTCGGGTGCCGGTGTCGTCGGAGAGGGGCAGTCGATCCTGGTGTCGGGCGGAGAACCCACCAGCGTTTCATCGAGATGCTGCTCTTTCTAG
- the LOC123395038 gene encoding uncharacterized protein YacP: MVGSAAYSATSIVVVMAKDKGRGKGTKGGAASSSGANKVDRRPPRITSNVKHNLRIVKFWKDYERKQTTGPQPATRFRKKKVMKEVLPDDTDFYEDPSATLTCTNDGSIEIASPVILVDGYNVCGYWGKLKSDFLNGNQGIARQMLIDELVSFSAVREIKVVVVFDAALSGQSTHTETYKGVDVVYSADLSADCWIEKEVEALVADGCPKVWVVTSDVLEQQLSHGEGALIWSSKRLVKEIKESEKELDEELKEIRSTSLQGKIFQHKLKPKVVQGLKNLRNRLEEQERKKK, translated from the exons ATGGTGGGCTCGGCCGCCTACTCGGCGACGTCCATCGTGGTGGTGATGGCCAAGGATAAGGGCAGGGGGAAGGGCACCAAAgggggcgccgcctcctcctccggcgccaaCAAG GTCGACCGGCGGcctcctaggattacatccaacgtCAAGCACAACCTGAGGATCGTCAAATTCTGGAAG GATTACGAAAGGAAGCAAACAACCGGGCCTCAGCCTGCCACCAGGTTCCGCAAAAAGAAAGTAATGAAGGAGGTGCTTCCTGATGACACGGACTTCTACGAGGACCCTTCTGCCACTCTTACCTG CACAAATGACGGCAGCATAGAGATTGCCTCCCCTGTTATTCTTGTGGACGGCTACAACGTATGTGGCTACTGGGGAAAGCTTAAGAGTGATTTCTTGAATGGGAATCAAGGAATTGCGAGGCAGATGCTCATTGATGAGCTGGTATCGTTCAGTGCAGTACGAG AGATAAAAGTTGTAGTGGTATTTGATGCCGCATTGTCTGGGCAATCGACACACACTGAAACTTATAAAGG GGTTGATGTGGTATATTCTGCTGACTTATCTGCTGATTGTTGGATTGAGAAGGAG GTTGAGGCTTTGGTGGCAGATGGATGTCCAAAGGTCTGGGTTGTAACGTCAGATGTACTGGAGCAACAATTATCGCATGGTGAA GGTGCTCTTATTTGGAGCTCTAAAAGACTGGTCAAAGAG ATAAAAGAATCAGAAAAGGAGCTTGATGAAGAGCTGAAAGAAATCAG GTCAACATCGTTGCAAGGAAAGATTTTTCAGCACAAGCTGAAACCTAAAGTAGTGCAAGGTTTGAAAAATCTTCGGAATCGGCTTGAAGAACAAGAGCGAAAAAAAAAGTGA
- the LOC123395040 gene encoding uncharacterized protein LOC123395040 has protein sequence MSSSSDNPNEVTDRGLFSSKSNKDDADAGKKKKKEEESKEEGGGGFIDKVKDFIHDIGEKIEEAVGFGKPSADVARIHVPHIGLHRADLVVDVLIKNPNPVPIPLVDIDYLIDSDGRKLVAGLIPDAGTVRAHGEETVKVPITLDFDDIRSTYADIKPGSIIPYLLRVVFLVDVPVFGRIKIPLDKSGEIPIPYKPDVDVDKIKFHHFSFEETTATIHLSLENKNDFDLGLNLLQYEMWLGDDSIVEAELTDSTRIEKQGITKMQIPFTFRPKDLGSAVWDMIRGRGTGYSIKGKIDVDTPFGNMKLPIDHVGGTTRLKKDDDDDEE, from the exons ATGTCTTCCTCGTCGGACAACCCCAACGAGGTCACCGACCGCGGCCTCTTCTCCAGCAAGAGCAACAAGGACGACGCCGACGccggcaagaagaagaagaaggaggaggaaagcaaggaggagggcggcggcgggttCATCGACAAGGTCAAGGACTTCATCCACGACATCGGGGAGAAGATCGAGGAGGCGGTGGGGTTCGGCAAGCCCAGCGCCGACGTCGCCCGGATCCACGTGCCCCACATCGGCCTCCACCGCGCCGACCTCGTCGTCGACGTCCTCATCAAGAACCCCAACCCGGTCCCCATCCCGCTCGTCGACATCGACTACCTCATCGACAGCGACGGCCggaagctcgtcgccggcctcaTCCCGGACGCCGGCACCGTCCGCGCCCACGGCGAGGAGACGGTCAAGGTGCCCATCACGCTCGACTTCGACGACATCCGCAGCACCTACGCCGACATCAAGCCCGGGAGCATCATCCCTTACCTGCTCCGGGTCGTCTTCCTCGTCGACGTGCCCGTCTTCGGCCGCATCAAGATCCCGCTCGACAAGTCCGGCGAGATCCCCATCCCCTACAAGCCCGACGTGGACGTGGACaagatcaagttccaccacttctCCTTCGAGGAGACCACCGCCACCATCCACCTCAGCCTCGAGAACAAGAACGACTTCGACCTCGGGCTCAACCTGCTCCAGTACGAGATGTGGCTCGGCGACGACAGCATCGTCGAGGCCGAGCTCACCGACTCCACCAGGATCGAGAAGCAGGGGATCACCAAGATGCAGATCCCATTCACCTTCAGGCCCAAGGACCTGGGCTCGGCCGTCTGGGACATGATCAGGGGCAGGGGAACCGGCTACAGCATCAAGGGCAAGATCGATGTCGACACACCATTCGGCAACATGAAGCTGCCCATCGACCATGTCGGCGGAACCACTCGCCTCAagaaggatgacgacgatgacgag GAGTGA